The genomic stretch tagaataacacaaaatcagacacaaagcaCTTCAAAGGACtttgtttattcatgttttccatctgtttaattttttaaatttaccagTCTGATAAATGTCTATTACTGGTGACAGGTAACCAATCAGTGCTGTAGGGGGGCATTAcaagggtacttcaaaaagcTGTCACCCTCACCCACAAAACAAGGAGAGTAAGTCCTATTCTGGGGCtttatatcactgtccacaaaaactcaaatgtttaaagaaatcaaagaaaaaaggaggggAAAGCTTCCAGCTGTTGCTATATGACAACGTGCCCGTCCACACGGTACAGCAGGCAGAAGCAGCCGAATATAGCCCTGAATCGTTGCCTCAAACACCTTACTCCCCCCACCTGCACCATCTGACTTCTGTTTTCCAAACTAAAATCCCACCTGCGTAGTTGCCATTTTCAGAGTGTTGATGAAGTCATCTATGCTGTTGAGGAGTTTTTCGAGGCCCATAATGTGACCTTCCACAAAGGGATGGTGAAGCTTTAATATTGGGGAACCAAGTGCATTGAAATTAAAGGAGACTATGTGAAAAGATAATGCAAGACAATCTTTCTCCCGTGACATTTTCTGGTGAGGCCGGCAACTTTTCCAAGCACAAGATACCACAGAATGATTACAGATAAAGAGAGGCAATAATCAGCCAGGCTGATCATTGGCCTATGCTCACATTTCTTCTTTACTACTAGCCACATTCAGTTAAAACTAAAAAGCAGGGAGTTCATTTTTGTACAGCAAATGTGGTGTCATCATTATAACCCATCAGGAATCTGAAGCCCTGACAAAGTCCTTCACATTGCACCTTTAATTAAGAAAAACACTTGAAACAGTCTGAGCCGCTGGGACTTACATGTCGAAACAAACTgccatatttttattaatttgatgGTGTCTGAGTTGTACACTCCTGTTTCTGAGCTGGCACATCCTCAGTGTTTTGAGCTTTTGCTGATTCCAGCTCAGAGTTGGCCGTCAGTGCTGACACCCTCTGGGCGAGCCGCTGAAGGACCAGAGCAGCGGTGCTGGTAAGACTGtgctgaaaagacaaaaaggagTGAAATAACAATAGTGAATGAGATACAGATTATGTAAAGTGAGATATTTCATGTTCATCATGGCGATTGTTTTAATCTGGGGCTTGCTGAGGTTGTTTGTAAGCTGCTCAGTGATACAGAATGTTCCTTCATTAGGgatcaaaatgctgaaaaatttcactttttaggaaaaaaataacatgtttgaaTTATGTCCTTTGTAgaaatttgtgtaaaatttcTTCCACTTTATAATCTCATGTATgcagtttgtaaaaaaaaaaaacaaaaaacaaaaaaagggggggTGAAGAGGTTGTAAAATCAGTTATATTACAATTTCTGCTGTTGACCAGTAGAGGTCAACAAGTAGTTGAGCTTCATTGTAGTTATTaagttaaaatgacattttttttgtcaattcaaGAGTAAATTCACTGAATATGaagacagcagagactcagtgACCCCTAGAGGAGGTATACAGTAGCTCTTATTCCCCCAGATGACTGCCACACAGATTCCTGCTACATACCTGTAAGATATGCAGTCCCTTCAGTGTGAGGACAGCCAGCTCTCTCAAACCATCACCAGTCAGGTCCAAGTAGATGATGGACAGCAAGGGACTCTTGAAGCTCCGCCTCCACTGCAGCTGAAACTGTCCATCATGTCTGCCTCCTGTCGGCTGGAATTTGTAACAAAGAAGTTCCTGCATGAAAGAAAGGTAGAAGAGACAGTTATCGTCAAGATCTCACTACATGGTTCAGGCCTTCTTATCAGATGAATCAAAGTGACACCAAACAGTTGCTCTGCACCTACTGTTAATGTAATCTGATTCATGTGTAGGTCCGCTGTTCTGGATTTTTGCGAAAAAATCTCCCGAAAAGACCAAAATCTACAGTGACAGTTTCCTGTTAACAATATCATGTGTGTATTTCATTTATTCCTTTGAGACTGAGTTGCGTTTTTGTCGAAAAACACACCAGTCAAACTCAttaccacaaacacactgactcTAGTTTGTCTTGACTCACCATCTTCCTGCAGCAAATACTCGCTAGAtcaaaaaatattcagtcacctgcagctgcaaagagTCATATCCATTTCATCTGGTTTGAGCAATatatgttaaaaactgcaataacCAGAAGGTTCTACAAAATACtgagattttacttttaaaataaacagtgatTTATGTCAAAAGAGTTATGACCTCAGTAGGAACTAAGGGCGAGGTCGTTGGAAAGCACCGGAACACGGATTAACACGcggttggttttggtctttttaatgagttttagtaacactaaaaaaatacagacaatcACTCGTGTCCATTCGTAAAGAGATGCTCTCACCTGTCCATAGGTTCCCAGCAGCACCTCCTTCTGTCCATCAAAATCCAGATCAATGACCAGAGCACACAGCACTGCGTCCCACTGGTCACTTTCTGAGAGGCACGTAGACCAAGACAAACCACGCTCCTGGACGTCTCTGagcaaatacagacacacaaaacgggACGATTTAGTTTGTCTTTAACACAGCAGACAGCAAGTCTACATGAAACTGCACAAAACCCCATAATAAGACAGAAGCCTTGACAATGTTGTCTCATTCTGACCTGTAGATCACTGCCATCTCTATATTACTGGTTACAAGGAGGTTGTAGCCTTCCATTTCCATGcctggaaaagacagaaattgaTCATCTTGAAATATATAGTAGATTCCGAATGggcaaaataaagaaaatccaCAACACACCAGCAACATACTTTTCTCTCCACTGGGCTGGATGCACTCAGTCTGGCAGCTCAGAGGGAACAGCAGCACTGTAGAGATTGGACTGTCAAACTGGACCCGCCAGCTCTGCAAAATCTCtgattaaaacacacactaccgttaacacacatagaaacactgGGGGTATAAAAGGATACTGCACATCATATACTAGGGATTACCACACAGTGTAGTCATTCACACAGAACAAGAATGGAGAAAAATACCAGAAATTCTAGATATAATTTTCCAACTGTCCTGAACTGGTCATGTGACATGCGGTTCTGTagtaaaaacaaccaaatctaagctgaaGATCATGATACtcctttaaaatcactttattgtgACATGTGATTTAAATATTCACCAAAATATACCATCTGCACCACATACATAAAAGTAATTCTAAGCTCCAACAGTCATGCAAAGAAAATGGAGGAACTTTTCATGGGAACTGCAGGTtgtatttacacagagcagaggagatgaagagagagactgagaggaaaataaaacatactcgatctatgaaataaatacagcatggttcaaaaacagaatacaggggtgcaagttgttggaagctacgttcagcatggtgaaacatctttctggaggtgatgtgcagagtagagagaaaaacgCAAAGTTTGtagatgttgtaaaaatgtaaatagttaaatatctataagttaccattttttccagtgttggtaacacttGTTGCACATATccacttttttaatgttgtaaaataaataaagaaattctacttttcTATGACGTATTGCATCATAAGTTTGTTATTCTGTAAACAAAATTCTCCCTCggcatggctgtgctgtttccatagcgaCGCAGGACTTCATTTTGCAGTGAGGAAAAATTTGACAAGAGCAAATAAACGCTCAGAAgctgcttgaggttcagagggctGCTGTGTCGAGGCCTTCAGTGAATGGATGAGTCAGTCACTGTCAGGGACATGCAACATCATGATCATTCAAACGCTGCCTTGTTGCCATGCCATTCAAACTAGCTTTGTATTCGTAACAGTTCAttcacaaataaaaccagaTACACACAATGCGTCTCTGTAAATGAGCTCAACTGATTCCATTAGTGTAACTATTGGAGGGATTTTGTACCTAATTGGCTGCAGTGTTTCCACCAAATGGATGTGAGAAATTCTAGTATCTCCAAATTCCTGCTGCCAGCAATTATGCAATTATGTGCTGATGACGTGTCTTTTCATCAGGTGGCCGGCCTGACAggtctgtcagaatctgtcaggcCGGCCACGCCCACCGCCATCCGATGGTCTCTGGAGGAGGGAGTCCCAGGTGTGCGAGAGGGTGGAagccccctcgtcccggtttATTGAATCGATGGCCCGCTTTCTGAGCTCAGTGGCCTCTTTTATCAACCTCTTGTGCTTGTTGGTCTCATTCCAGTCCATAATGTGGTTGTTTCTCTTGCAGTGGTCTGtgttggctgatttttttcatttctagaTTGGCTTTTTCTTTTAGTGTTCTTGTGAGATGACTCACAAAAAAGCACCCCACTTTTTAGGAACAGTTTGTTGATGATTCTCATTTGATATAGATTCCAGTCACTTCCTGGCATTTCCAACCACTTTCAGATTCTGATAGATCTGTCAGACAcatcagatgacgctctgaggaAGACTGTAGACATAGTTGAAACATCTCAGAAGGTAAAAAACTCCCCCTTATTAACTTTATCGGTAAAAAAGAATTGCTAATGTAAtataagaaaatgaaaaaatgaacataattaATCTCCTATCAGTGCTTTAACAGCAGGTGGAAGCACCTGCAGAGCCTCAGCagtgtgaaaataatgtttttccaCACAGAAGTCTGGTCAAAGGCATGTGTTAAGCATCCCAGGAAGGAAGAAGAGGGACCTCTGTAATCCTTAATCCTACTttagagagagagtgtgtgaaaAGGAATCATCAGATAGTCATGTGACAGAGTTCCACCTCTCTGAATCCCAGAGACTATATTTTGTGTTTGGATTCCCTCACCTGGTCCAGTTTGGTTGACCAGAGCCagtccaagacagccgttctgACAACCGAACGCTGAGAGTCTCCGGCCGCCAGCTATACTCAACATATCCAACCATAACACACTGCATGGAGGAAAgggagacacaaacacagaggatTATGGATCATcttcaaaaggaaaaatgaaaaaagaatttCTTGATGTTTCCAAGAATTTTCACTGACTTTGCTGATTTCCaacattaattatttaaaatatacaatactgtccaaaagtttggggtcacccaggcaatttcatattttccttgaaaacttacacttttcttcatgtgctaacataattgcacaaggattttctaatcatcaattagcctttcaacaccattagctaacacaatgtaccattagaaccagggctggacccgaatatccggatATCTGAATATTCAGTCATGACAgtggtatctgaatatttattttgagcatttattttgagatccgaatattcggattccACCCACCCCCGTCCCGTCGGATGTTATggaccgaaccgaatattcggatattcgccATTAATCGGGGCTGAATAtccagagcccagaaactgctattcgggccagccctaatTATAACACATTAGTGATGGTTGTTGGAaatgtacccctatggagatattccattaaaaatctgccatttccagctagaacagtcattttgacaatgtctagactgtatttctgattcatttaatg from Amphiprion ocellaris isolate individual 3 ecotype Okinawa chromosome 14, ASM2253959v1, whole genome shotgun sequence encodes the following:
- the kptn gene encoding KICSTOR complex protein kaptin — protein: MLRESYPFVEDSFSRFPSQSNIYGLCQAGEQELLAATLKGKVVCFRYQELQQKVRPVAKEVQFTYIPVDAEIVSIDAFNKSPPKRGLVVGITFIKDSGDKATPFLNIYCDYEPGSEFNLESIAQSCLNLELQFTPFQLYHTEVQCADGGSETVFLLSGHDQRIHLYKENASLHQFEEQPVERLFPELQQLPSNVLWLDMLSIAGGRRLSAFGCQNGCLGLALVNQTGPEILQSWRVQFDSPISTVLLFPLSCQTECIQPSGEKSMEMEGYNLLVTSNIEMAVIYRDVQERGLSWSTCLSESDQWDAVLCALVIDLDFDGQKEVLLGTYGQELLCYKFQPTGGRHDGQFQLQWRRSFKSPLLSIIYLDLTGDGLRELAVLTLKGLHILQHSLTSTAALVLQRLAQRVSALTANSELESAKAQNTEDVPAQKQECTTQTPSN